The proteins below come from a single Streptomyces sp. M92 genomic window:
- a CDS encoding I78 family peptidase inhibitor, with amino-acid sequence MAPIPTPPAEPQDSPDTYVGLESGAAERLARERGWSTVRSLAPGTVITMEYRVGRLNFEVKDGRVARAWKG; translated from the coding sequence ATGGCACCGATTCCGACACCCCCGGCCGAACCCCAGGACAGCCCGGACACCTACGTGGGCCTCGAATCAGGGGCGGCCGAACGGCTCGCCCGGGAGCGCGGCTGGTCGACGGTGCGGTCACTGGCGCCGGGAACGGTCATCACCATGGAGTACCGCGTGGGACGTCTCAACTTCGAGGTGAAGGACGGCCGCGTCGCCCGCGCCTGGAAGGGCTGA
- the der gene encoding ribosome biogenesis GTPase Der — translation MNDHIHPEGSGEEHDHGALGDAEYAQFMELAAEEGFDIEEVEGAIEEAGHGPLPVLAVVGRPNVGKSTLVNRIIGRREAVVEDKPGVTRDRVTYEAEWAGRRFKVVDTGGWEQDVLGIDASVAAQAEYAIEAADAVVFVVDAKVGATDTDEAVVRLLRKAGKPVVLCANKVDGPSGEADAAYLWSLGLGEPHPVSALHGRGTGDMLDQVLEALPEAPAQTFGAGVGGPRRIALIGRPNVGKSSLLNKVAGEERVVVNELAGTTRDPVDELIELGGVTWKFVDTAGIRKRVHLQQGADYYASLRTAAAVEKAEVAVVLIDASESISVQDQRIVTMAVEAGRAIVVAYNKWDTLDEERRYYLEREIETELGQVAWAPRVNVSAQTGRHMEKLVPAIETALAGWETRVPTGRLNAFLGELVAAHPHPVRGGKQPRILFGTQAGTKPPRFVLFASGFIEAGYRRFIERRLREEFGFEGTPIHISVRVREKRGAKKK, via the coding sequence ATGAACGACCACATCCACCCCGAGGGCTCGGGCGAGGAGCACGACCACGGGGCGCTCGGTGACGCCGAGTACGCGCAGTTCATGGAGCTGGCCGCCGAAGAGGGCTTCGACATCGAGGAGGTCGAGGGCGCGATCGAGGAGGCCGGACACGGCCCGCTGCCCGTCCTCGCCGTCGTCGGCCGTCCCAATGTCGGCAAGTCGACCCTGGTGAACCGGATCATCGGCCGCCGCGAGGCCGTCGTCGAGGACAAGCCCGGCGTCACCCGCGACCGCGTCACCTACGAGGCCGAGTGGGCCGGCCGCCGCTTCAAGGTCGTCGACACCGGCGGCTGGGAGCAGGACGTCCTCGGCATCGACGCCTCCGTCGCCGCGCAGGCCGAGTACGCCATCGAGGCCGCCGACGCGGTCGTCTTCGTCGTGGACGCCAAGGTCGGCGCCACCGACACCGACGAGGCCGTCGTACGGCTGCTGCGCAAGGCCGGCAAGCCCGTCGTGCTGTGCGCCAACAAGGTCGACGGCCCCAGCGGCGAGGCCGACGCGGCCTACCTGTGGTCGCTGGGCCTCGGCGAGCCGCACCCGGTCTCCGCGCTGCACGGCCGCGGCACCGGCGACATGCTGGACCAGGTGCTGGAGGCGCTGCCCGAGGCCCCGGCGCAGACCTTCGGCGCCGGTGTCGGCGGCCCGCGCCGCATCGCCCTGATCGGCCGCCCCAACGTCGGCAAGTCCTCGCTGCTCAACAAGGTGGCCGGCGAGGAGCGCGTCGTCGTCAACGAGCTGGCCGGCACCACCCGCGACCCGGTCGACGAGCTGATCGAACTGGGCGGCGTCACCTGGAAGTTCGTCGACACGGCGGGCATCCGCAAGCGCGTCCACCTCCAGCAGGGCGCCGACTACTACGCCTCGCTGCGCACCGCCGCAGCCGTCGAGAAGGCGGAGGTCGCCGTCGTCCTCATCGACGCCTCCGAGTCGATCTCGGTGCAGGACCAGCGGATCGTCACCATGGCCGTCGAGGCGGGACGCGCGATCGTCGTCGCCTACAACAAGTGGGACACCCTCGACGAGGAGCGCCGCTACTACCTGGAGCGGGAGATCGAGACCGAGCTCGGCCAGGTGGCCTGGGCCCCGCGGGTCAACGTCTCCGCGCAGACCGGCCGGCACATGGAGAAGCTGGTCCCGGCGATCGAGACGGCCCTGGCCGGCTGGGAGACCCGGGTCCCGACGGGCCGGCTCAACGCCTTCCTCGGCGAACTGGTCGCCGCCCACCCGCACCCCGTGCGGGGCGGCAAGCAGCCGCGCATCCTCTTCGGCACCCAGGCGGGCACCAAGCCGCCGCGGTTCGTGCTCTTCGCCTCCGGCTTCATCGAGGCGGGCTACCGGCGCTTCATCGAGCGCCGGCTGCGCGAGGAGTTCGGCTTCGAGGGGACGCCGATCCACATCTCCGTGCGGGTGCGCGAGAAGCGCGGCGCCAAGAAGAAGTAG
- a CDS encoding lysophospholipid acyltransferase family protein yields MTEVPSARGAEVGRRIGVGLMYGLWKPRVLGAWRVPATGPVIYAVNHAHNIDGPMVMGVAPRPTHFLIKKEAFVGPLGRFLTGIGQVEVDRHSTDRTAIARALGVLDDGGVLGIFPEGTRGEGDFASLRAGLAYFAVRSGAPIVPVAVLGSTDRPGRLIKALPPLRSRVDVVFGDPFDAGDGSGRRTRKVLDEATERIQKQLTAHLENARRLTGR; encoded by the coding sequence GTGACCGAGGTTCCGTCGGCGCGGGGCGCCGAGGTCGGCCGGCGCATCGGCGTCGGCCTGATGTACGGGCTGTGGAAGCCCCGCGTGCTCGGTGCCTGGCGGGTGCCCGCCACCGGCCCGGTGATCTACGCCGTCAACCACGCGCACAACATCGACGGCCCGATGGTCATGGGGGTGGCACCCCGGCCGACGCACTTCCTGATCAAGAAGGAGGCGTTCGTCGGCCCGCTCGGACGTTTCCTGACCGGCATCGGCCAGGTCGAGGTGGACCGCCACTCCACCGACCGTACGGCCATCGCCCGCGCGCTCGGCGTGCTGGACGACGGCGGCGTGCTGGGCATCTTCCCGGAGGGCACCCGGGGCGAGGGCGACTTCGCCTCGCTGCGTGCCGGGCTCGCCTACTTCGCGGTGCGCAGCGGCGCGCCGATCGTCCCGGTCGCGGTGCTGGGAAGCACGGACCGCCCCGGACGGTTGATAAAGGCGCTGCCTCCCCTGCGCTCCCGGGTCGACGTCGTCTTCGGTGACCCCTTCGACGCGGGGGACGGCAGCGGACGGCGCACCCGAAAGGTCCTGGACGAGGCCACCGAACGCATTCAGAAACAGCTCACCGCCCACCTGGAAAACGCCAGGCGCCTCACCGGGCGCTGA
- the cmk gene encoding (d)CMP kinase, whose amino-acid sequence MENGAAPTAPAVIVAIDGPSGTGKSSTSKAVAAQLGLSYLDTGAQYRAITWWMVTNGIDTDDPHAIAAAAGKPEIVSGTDPAAPTITVDGTDVAGPIRTQEVTSKVSAVSAVPEVRTRITELQRTIAAAAPLGIVVEGRDIGTTVLPDADLKIFLTASAEARAARRSGELKGADVNVTREALIKRDAADSSRKTSPLAKAADAVEVDTTELTLQQVIECVVTLVEEKRAGK is encoded by the coding sequence GTGGAAAACGGCGCCGCCCCGACCGCCCCGGCCGTGATTGTCGCCATCGACGGCCCCTCCGGCACGGGCAAGTCGAGCACGTCGAAGGCCGTCGCCGCCCAGCTCGGCCTGAGCTACCTGGACACCGGCGCCCAGTACCGGGCGATCACCTGGTGGATGGTGACCAACGGCATCGACACCGACGACCCGCACGCGATCGCCGCAGCGGCCGGCAAGCCCGAGATCGTCTCCGGCACCGACCCGGCCGCCCCGACCATCACCGTCGACGGCACGGACGTGGCCGGCCCGATCCGCACCCAGGAGGTCACCTCCAAGGTCAGCGCGGTCAGTGCCGTACCCGAGGTGCGGACCCGGATCACCGAGCTGCAGCGCACCATCGCCGCCGCCGCTCCGCTCGGCATCGTCGTCGAGGGCCGGGACATCGGTACGACCGTGCTGCCGGACGCCGACCTGAAGATCTTCCTCACCGCCTCCGCCGAGGCCCGCGCCGCCCGGCGCAGCGGCGAGCTCAAGGGCGCCGACGTCAACGTCACCCGCGAGGCCCTGATCAAGCGGGACGCGGCCGACTCCAGCCGCAAGACCTCCCCGCTGGCCAAGGCCGCCGACGCGGTCGAGGTGGACACCACCGAGCTCACCCTCCAGCAGGTCATCGAGTGCGTCGTCACCCTCGTCGAGGAGAAGCGGGCGGGGAAGTGA